The proteins below come from a single Roseiflexus sp. RS-1 genomic window:
- a CDS encoding BTAD domain-containing putative transcriptional regulator, whose amino-acid sequence MDIPLLIHVGGSVVSFWVGLFLGNRTAYHPSTRWLRLTFVLTGCYFLLRAIESFPDHHAQLLAQIQLALALVALACWYGWVIGVRGITRAERRARWISIALAVGCALIAALTLVPSVIIIGGYLAVTLASVWFRTWRLYRRETILPAQRAAGTLLVATTIICISVVTLAAVAWLQSTPSEIAGMLVQAGEGMLCGGIALLGYGALIYTRRHAGRNSGRDYLVSGLASLGIVTVYELILIAFHYVTRSVLTAEQALALGIILVPVLIATHFGFDQLRDALDWLRFDPSSRLLRSMMRSFTRQIGTEKPCDQVVRECLQTLACVADVSRSALFWFEEDEARLLASYGHTPSYAPKQSDLLAVRMQPFDQCADYTYLLPLRVARKQRGALLLSSPGYGQWSPREREQLSTLGMLLAAYIDHSHSEPVTIPQRIHRLEEQARDVQQLHAALSDVQPPLVVITTLGRFEVQVNGTSAQYRRMRIGRHMFQGMLMYLVAHTGRPVRRDVLVEVALEHRRGRKHEDDLPDESHYISGLRTTLQHWGMGDALEVTAETVTLKRHPSWTTDTDQVLALSNSAQQDIAQGRIEAAVAALEEALSFFHGDYLPQYDAPDYRIDHEQRRWERERVQIEKFLLRSYLRLPDLSARQHAPNIADAILSRNEDDPEMVRLVLDVAQRLQDNHLLQRCRSVQG is encoded by the coding sequence CGCTGGTTGCGCTGGCATGCTGGTACGGCTGGGTGATCGGCGTGCGCGGCATAACGCGTGCAGAGCGTCGGGCTCGCTGGATCTCTATTGCTCTGGCGGTCGGATGTGCGCTGATCGCTGCGCTCACCCTTGTGCCATCTGTGATCATCATCGGCGGGTACCTCGCCGTCACGCTGGCGAGCGTCTGGTTCAGGACCTGGCGACTGTACCGACGCGAAACGATCCTGCCAGCGCAGCGGGCAGCCGGAACGTTGCTCGTTGCGACCACAATCATCTGCATCAGTGTGGTGACGCTGGCAGCAGTCGCGTGGCTGCAATCAACGCCGTCGGAGATCGCCGGGATGTTGGTGCAGGCAGGTGAAGGGATGCTCTGTGGCGGCATTGCGCTGCTGGGGTATGGGGCGCTCATCTACACGCGTCGGCACGCAGGGCGCAACAGCGGTCGTGATTATCTGGTCAGCGGACTTGCCAGCCTGGGTATTGTGACAGTGTACGAGCTTATCCTGATTGCCTTTCACTACGTAACCCGGAGCGTGTTGACAGCGGAACAGGCGCTGGCGTTAGGGATCATCCTTGTGCCGGTGCTCATTGCCACCCACTTCGGGTTCGATCAACTGCGGGATGCGCTCGACTGGTTGCGTTTCGATCCGTCGTCGCGCCTGCTGCGCAGTATGATGCGTTCCTTCACCAGACAGATCGGCACGGAAAAACCGTGCGATCAGGTGGTGCGGGAGTGTCTGCAAACGCTCGCCTGTGTCGCCGACGTATCGCGCAGCGCGTTGTTCTGGTTCGAAGAGGACGAAGCGCGGTTGCTTGCATCATACGGGCATACACCGTCATATGCGCCCAAACAGAGCGATCTTCTCGCCGTGCGGATGCAACCGTTCGATCAATGCGCTGACTACACCTATCTGCTGCCGCTCCGTGTGGCTCGAAAGCAGCGTGGCGCGCTGTTGCTCAGCAGTCCCGGTTATGGGCAATGGTCGCCCCGCGAGCGCGAGCAACTCAGTACACTCGGCATGTTGCTGGCGGCATATATCGATCACTCCCACTCCGAGCCGGTGACCATCCCGCAGCGCATTCACCGCCTCGAGGAGCAGGCGCGCGATGTGCAGCAACTGCACGCCGCATTGAGCGATGTGCAACCGCCCCTGGTGGTCATAACAACGCTGGGACGCTTCGAGGTTCAGGTCAACGGAACATCGGCGCAGTACCGGCGTATGCGCATTGGGCGGCATATGTTCCAGGGGATGTTGATGTATCTCGTCGCTCACACAGGGCGTCCCGTTCGGCGTGATGTGCTGGTCGAGGTGGCGCTGGAGCATCGCCGTGGACGCAAACACGAAGATGATTTGCCGGACGAATCGCACTACATCTCCGGATTGCGCACAACCTTGCAGCATTGGGGGATGGGCGATGCACTGGAGGTGACTGCCGAAACTGTCACGCTGAAACGCCATCCGTCCTGGACGACCGATACCGATCAGGTGCTGGCGTTGAGCAACAGCGCCCAACAGGATATCGCGCAGGGTCGGATTGAGGCGGCTGTGGCGGCGCTCGAAGAAGCGCTCAGTTTCTTCCACGGCGATTATTTGCCGCAGTACGACGCCCCTGACTATCGCATTGATCACGAACAACGAAGGTGGGAGCGTGAACGGGTGCAGATCGAGAAGTTCCTGCTCAGGTCTTACCTGCGCCTGCCAGACCTCTCCGCCAGGCAGCATGCTCCAAATATTGCAGACGCTATTCTGAGTCGGAATGAAGATGATCCAGAGATGGTGCGCCTGGTACTGGATGTTGCGCAGCGTCTTCAGGACAATCATCTGCTTCAGCGCTGCCGATCCGTCCAGGGATGA
- a CDS encoding PH domain-containing protein, which translates to MTPSAHSFARDLVFRPHPHIVASKIVALLGIGGGMLLAGIIHASVLTLPAVIVALALALRIAYLELATCLIVRGDTLLLRSGWILRREERIALYRADVMTTQSLAGRLLDYGHITFTCDDRTVEVRNIAQFRRLQEELARLQRIPALWRSS; encoded by the coding sequence ATGACACCATCCGCACATTCCTTCGCTCGTGATCTGGTCTTTCGTCCACATCCGCACATTGTCGCCAGCAAGATTGTTGCGCTCCTGGGAATTGGCGGCGGCATGCTCCTGGCGGGCATCATTCACGCTTCCGTACTGACGCTGCCAGCAGTGATCGTCGCGCTGGCGCTGGCGCTGCGCATCGCGTATCTGGAACTGGCGACATGCCTGATCGTGCGGGGCGACACACTGTTGCTGCGGTCTGGTTGGATCCTCCGCCGGGAAGAACGCATCGCCCTCTATCGCGCCGACGTGATGACAACGCAGAGTCTGGCAGGTCGCCTGCTGGATTACGGTCACATCACGTTTACCTGCGATGATCGAACGGTTGAGGTGCGCAACATTGCTCAATTTCGACGGTTGCAGGAGGAACTCGCTCGGTTACAACGCATTCCAGCCCTGTGGAGGTCCTCATGA
- a CDS encoding protein kinase domain-containing protein, with protein sequence MKRFVQDLARQFAFALIVVALIVLVLGEEARRAADFAFLLAVGLGLLGIEWIVALSDRIRCNVSSCLVSDVCTRASSRSTPSPCAFRQRGRHQASEGVTVPLFRRASQAALQHASVSRRLPEYREMTHLRRTALHEVLMARNAHTGQRVVIKRVLPGVANRDLKREAGMLVWLELERVPIPAPRYIDYQERDGRSTLVMTYIEGRTVEELSATGTLSAPVIVRLLARMCVALDVLHRAGYAHQDIKPANLILEPGGSLAVIDWGSARRIHIPYDPGAITCTPEFASPEQLRGLVLPGNDLYAVGKTLAAVIPAPPPALAQVIARATGPLSRRYATGADLSRALLTAMRIDAAWQGGAA encoded by the coding sequence ATGAAGCGATTTGTGCAAGACCTGGCGAGACAATTTGCGTTCGCGTTGATAGTGGTGGCGTTGATCGTGCTGGTGCTGGGCGAGGAGGCGCGGCGCGCAGCAGATTTCGCGTTTCTGCTCGCGGTCGGTCTCGGTCTGCTGGGGATCGAGTGGATCGTCGCACTGTCCGACCGCATCCGCTGCAATGTGTCGTCCTGTCTGGTGTCTGACGTCTGTACGCGCGCGTCGAGTCGCTCAACGCCTTCACCGTGCGCGTTCAGGCAGCGTGGTCGCCATCAGGCGTCGGAGGGAGTGACCGTTCCCCTCTTCCGGCGTGCGTCGCAGGCGGCGCTCCAACATGCGTCCGTGTCGCGTCGCTTGCCGGAGTACCGTGAGATGACGCATCTCCGCCGAACAGCGCTGCACGAGGTGCTGATGGCGCGCAATGCACATACCGGGCAGCGCGTGGTCATCAAGCGGGTGCTGCCCGGCGTTGCAAATCGTGATCTGAAACGCGAGGCGGGAATGCTCGTCTGGCTTGAACTGGAGCGTGTGCCGATCCCGGCGCCGCGCTATATCGATTACCAGGAGCGCGATGGGCGCAGCACCCTGGTGATGACGTACATCGAGGGACGCACGGTTGAGGAACTGTCGGCGACCGGGACGCTTTCCGCTCCGGTGATCGTCCGGCTGCTGGCGAGGATGTGTGTGGCGCTCGACGTGCTGCACCGCGCCGGGTATGCGCACCAGGATATCAAACCCGCCAATCTGATCCTGGAACCCGGCGGCTCGCTGGCGGTCATTGATTGGGGTTCGGCGCGGCGCATCCATATCCCCTACGATCCGGGCGCGATCACCTGCACGCCGGAATTTGCCAGCCCGGAGCAGTTGCGCGGACTGGTGCTGCCGGGCAACGACCTGTACGCTGTCGGGAAGACGCTGGCAGCCGTTATCCCGGCGCCGCCGCCAGCGCTGGCGCAGGTCATCGCCCGCGCGACCGGTCCTCTGTCGCGCCGGTACGCCACCGGCGCCGATCTGTCCCGCGCGCTGCTGACGGCGATGCGCATCGATGCAGCGTGGCAGGGCGGGGCGGCGTAA
- a CDS encoding IS5-like element ISRfsp3 family transposase (programmed frameshift) — MCKYRSIIENPEKLRSMTGLTVEEFHALVPIFHAAFEAYMKRRTIDGRVRYCRRYVSYANSPLPTTEDKLLFILTYLKQNPTQVMHGHLFQMSQSNVSKWVHLLHGALNYALSQQNLLPARTADDLARRLQEEPSCEEPSCEEPSCEEPSCEEPSCEEPSCEEPSCEEPSHATKAPPFFIHDGVERPIRRPSDKVDRELYYSGKKKRHTLKNVLIIDEFGSIHFLSDTYEGRVHDKCIADEAGYTLPNASILYQDAGFQGFTLPGVQIMQPKKKPRNGTLTPQEKEENRRISSVRVRIEHVIGDIKRYRIIHDIIRFSCSEFRDMVMETCCGLHNFRIWLKRKKQSKNQNES, encoded by the exons ATGTGTAAGTATCGATCCATTATCGAAAATCCGGAGAAATTACGCTCTATGACCGGACTGACCGTTGAAGAGTTCCACGCGCTGGTTCCGATCTTCCACGCCGCATTTGAAGCGTATATGAAACGTCGCACGATTGATGGCCGCGTCCGATATTGTCGTCGCTACGTCTCGTATGCAAACTCGCCGCTTCCGACAACAGAAGATAAATTGCTCTTTATTTTGACCTACTTAAAACAAAACCCAACGCAAGTGATGCACGGACACCTCTTTCAAATGAGCCAATCAAACGTAAGCAAATGGGTGCATCTTTTGCACGGAGCGCTGAACTATGCGCTTTCACAGCAAAATCTCCTGCCTGCGCGCACTGCCGACGACCTGGCGAGGCGATTGCAGGAAGAACCGTCGTGTGAAGAACCGTCGTGTGAAGAACCGTCGTGTGAAGAACCGTCGTGTGAAGAACCGTCGTGTGAAGAACCGTCGTGTGAAGAACCGTCGTGTGAAGAACCGTCGCATGCGACAAAAGCGCCCCCCT TTTTTATCCATGACGGCGTAGAACGTCCCATTCGCCGTCCAAGCGACAAAGTCGACCGGGAGTTGTATTACAGCGGTAAGAAGAAACGACATACGCTTAAGAACGTTCTCATCATTGATGAGTTTGGCTCTATTCACTTTTTGAGTGACACCTACGAAGGAAGGGTCCACGATAAATGTATTGCGGATGAAGCGGGATACACCCTTCCAAACGCGAGCATTCTCTATCAAGACGCCGGATTTCAAGGATTTACCCTGCCTGGCGTCCAGATTATGCAGCCAAAGAAGAAGCCGCGCAATGGAACCCTCACGCCGCAGGAAAAGGAGGAAAACCGGCGTATCTCATCCGTTCGCGTTCGTATTGAACATGTTATCGGCGATATCAAGCGGTATCGAATCATTCACGACATTATCCGCTTCAGTTGTTCCGAATTTCGGGATATGGTCATGGAAACATGTTGCGGGCTGCATAACTTCCGAATTTGGCTGAAACGCAAAAAGCAGTCCAAAAATCAAAACGAATCTTGA
- a CDS encoding metallophosphoesterase family protein: protein MKALILSDVHSNVIALEAIWAREGDADAIYCAGDLVDYGVYPRETLAWIRAHNVVCVQGNHDRQVAETFQEPALWHVPESALQWRHHNARRLSASDVDFLMSLPEAVTFELDGIRYGMTHLYRNYDLILSRHAYRSFCRTRFPDSAIDRLILGHTHRQGMMILGEREVWLNPGSVSYRRQDDPDREAHYIVIEDGAVSLRSVPYDHDAVYAEVMRQRVAADEMRAVQWCFGPRHE, encoded by the coding sequence ATGAAAGCACTGATCCTTTCCGATGTTCACAGCAATGTCATCGCACTGGAAGCGATCTGGGCGCGCGAAGGCGATGCCGACGCGATCTACTGCGCTGGCGACCTTGTGGATTACGGGGTGTATCCGCGCGAAACGCTCGCCTGGATACGCGCGCACAATGTCGTGTGCGTGCAGGGCAACCATGATCGTCAGGTCGCCGAGACATTTCAGGAACCGGCGCTCTGGCATGTCCCTGAGAGCGCGTTGCAGTGGCGCCATCACAACGCCCGACGATTGAGCGCATCCGACGTTGATTTTCTGATGTCGCTGCCGGAAGCGGTGACGTTTGAACTCGACGGTATCCGCTATGGCATGACCCATCTCTACCGCAATTACGATCTTATTCTGAGTCGCCACGCATATCGATCATTCTGCCGCACCCGCTTTCCCGACAGCGCGATTGATCGCCTGATCCTGGGGCATACTCATCGTCAGGGTATGATGATCCTCGGCGAACGCGAAGTCTGGCTCAATCCCGGCAGCGTTTCCTACCGTCGGCAGGACGATCCGGATCGGGAGGCGCACTATATCGTCATCGAGGATGGCGCCGTCTCGTTGCGCAGCGTTCCTTACGACCACGACGCTGTCTATGCCGAGGTCATGCGGCAACGGGTGGCAGCCGATGAAATGCGCGCTGTGCAGTGGTGTTTCGGTCCACGGCATGAATAG
- a CDS encoding cystathionine gamma-synthase family protein: protein MAERKPEGYLNGRPLHPESLMMSYGYRPEWSEGAAKIPIFQTSTFIFTSAEEGKAFFELAYGLRSQRDGEQMGLIYSRLNNPDLEILEDRLTLWDDAEAAAVFASGMAAITTTLLTFLRPGDVLLHSEPVYGGTDFLFKHILPQFGIRVVGFRAGTPPEQVELHLRRLGLIERLALIFIETPANPTNDLVDIAAFAALARQLSSARRILTAVDNTFLGPLWQQPLRYGADLVLYSATKYIGGHSDVIAGVCLGSRELLAQVKVLRTIFGTMAGPHTGWLLLRSLETLKLRMTAQMKTARHVAAFLTDHPKVARVYYLGNLTGDDPQYAVYQRQCSAPGGMISFEVVGGEAEAFRLLNALKLIRLAVSLGGTESLAEHPATMTHADVDPEERLELGITPAMIRLSVGVEHPDDLIADLAQALEAV from the coding sequence ATGGCAGAGCGCAAACCGGAAGGATACCTGAATGGACGACCGCTGCACCCTGAAAGCCTGATGATGAGTTATGGCTACCGACCCGAATGGTCAGAAGGCGCCGCCAAGATCCCGATCTTCCAGACCTCGACATTTATCTTCACGTCTGCCGAAGAGGGCAAAGCGTTCTTTGAACTGGCGTATGGTCTGCGGTCACAACGCGATGGGGAGCAGATGGGGCTGATCTACAGTCGCCTCAACAACCCCGATCTCGAAATTCTCGAAGACCGCCTGACCCTGTGGGACGACGCAGAAGCTGCGGCAGTCTTCGCCAGCGGCATGGCAGCGATCACCACCACGCTGCTGACCTTTCTGCGTCCGGGTGATGTGTTGCTCCACAGCGAGCCGGTGTACGGCGGCACTGATTTCCTCTTCAAACACATTCTGCCGCAGTTTGGCATCCGCGTGGTTGGATTTCGCGCCGGTACGCCGCCGGAACAGGTGGAACTCCACCTTCGTCGCCTCGGGCTTATCGAACGCCTGGCGCTGATCTTCATCGAAACGCCCGCCAACCCGACGAACGACTTGGTCGATATTGCTGCTTTCGCTGCGCTGGCGCGGCAACTGAGCAGTGCACGCCGCATCCTCACCGCCGTGGATAACACCTTCCTGGGTCCGCTCTGGCAACAACCACTCAGGTACGGCGCCGACCTGGTGCTCTATTCCGCCACCAAATACATCGGCGGGCACAGCGATGTCATTGCCGGCGTCTGCCTGGGAAGCCGCGAATTGCTGGCGCAGGTCAAAGTGCTGCGCACCATCTTCGGCACCATGGCCGGACCGCATACCGGCTGGTTGTTGCTGCGCAGCCTGGAAACACTCAAGTTGCGCATGACCGCGCAGATGAAAACCGCACGCCATGTAGCCGCATTCCTGACCGACCATCCAAAGGTGGCGCGTGTCTATTACCTGGGCAATCTGACCGGGGACGACCCGCAGTACGCGGTGTACCAGCGTCAGTGCAGCGCTCCGGGCGGTATGATCTCGTTCGAGGTCGTCGGTGGCGAAGCAGAGGCGTTTCGACTGCTGAACGCGCTCAAACTGATCCGTCTGGCAGTCAGTCTGGGAGGCACTGAGTCGCTTGCAGAGCATCCGGCAACAATGACCCACGCCGATGTCGATCCGGAAGAGCGACTGGAACTGGGAATCACCCCGGCAATGATCCGCCTCTCGGTTGGCGTCGAGCATCCAGACGACCTGATTGCTGATCTGGCGCAGGCGCTGGAGGCAGTGTAA
- a CDS encoding histidine kinase N-terminal 7TM domain-containing protein yields the protein MVWLLPVFVSLLIVAALIEAAVALYAWRQRMTAGAMQLVALMAAAIIWTLAYGLELVSTSLAIKMVWNGIAYLGVAFLPILYLRFIIAYTQRATWLLRWRGAPWYIIPIATIALNWTNSAHGLYYQQVTLVNEGPLVLLSVTPGAWLWVFALYCYISIALGAVLFWRAARDTSPLQGGRSVMVAISTFAPWIANLLQLFELHPFILLDITPLAVACSGLAIMWGMFRYRLFSLAPIAREHVVEMMSDAVIVVNARNRIIDLNPTAQHLFAPDGSSLFGQRIETLLAPWPVLKQACREPVEQVLEVEYDRSTRQLFEVKISPLVGDGGRINGRLLIWRNITQRKRNQALLRDRLRFIQLIQHAANDFVRCEVTQIDEQIVAMLQKVAVFTGVERSYIALITPEGDRATIAYEWLHPAATYSDERLQPVVLSKFARWVEQLRRGEVVALQYADIPETPEYEVLRQALHTLQLKTMAAIPLFVGATFIGWIGFDTMSYAYELSEAAIEAFQLTGQLIASAIHRQRTEMALRQREQYFRSLFDNMLEGVALHRLIYDERGRAINYEIIDVNHQYERILNLRRDDVVHRLATDVYGTSEPPYLAEFSAVAATGQPAHFEVYFAPMQKHFFISVSPLGPDQFATIFFDMTARKQEEAEREQLQMQLMQAQRLESVGRLAGGIAHDFNNILTVISGSADLALAMMPPDSPAYADVQTIQQGARRAANLVRQLLAFARRQPGHPQTVDANEVIEGMLPLVRRLIGEDIRFVWAPAPYPCVIIIDPHQFEQVVMNLIVNARDAMPDGGALTITTSVTEMAAGDEDSAETPFVCITVEDTGVGMDAEVMAHIFEPYFTTKAPGQGTGLGLATCLGIVQQYAGFIRVESEPGEGSRFEVFLPYAPGLTTQVDESQSDAQPEGGLETILVVEDEPTVRQLAVRILRDYGYTVFEAGNGHEAQQVVTTLAGAPVHLLLTDLVMPGMSGVELATWFQTRYPGASILFMSGYARQLPDGVDNPTIAFLQKPFSRHTLLTQVRRLLDAVATHVSA from the coding sequence ATGGTCTGGTTGCTGCCGGTTTTTGTTTCGCTTCTCATTGTCGCAGCCCTGATCGAAGCCGCAGTTGCGCTGTACGCCTGGCGTCAGCGCATGACTGCCGGGGCGATGCAACTGGTGGCGCTGATGGCAGCGGCCATTATCTGGACGCTGGCGTATGGTCTGGAACTGGTCAGCACGTCGCTGGCGATCAAAATGGTCTGGAACGGCATTGCGTATCTTGGCGTCGCATTTCTGCCCATTCTCTACCTGCGCTTCATTATCGCCTACACTCAACGCGCAACATGGCTCCTGCGCTGGCGTGGCGCACCCTGGTACATCATTCCGATAGCCACGATTGCGCTCAACTGGACGAATAGCGCCCATGGTCTGTACTATCAGCAGGTCACACTGGTGAACGAAGGACCGCTTGTGCTCCTCAGCGTTACGCCTGGTGCGTGGCTATGGGTGTTTGCTCTGTATTGCTACATCTCGATAGCACTTGGCGCTGTTCTGTTCTGGCGTGCAGCCCGTGATACGTCGCCGTTGCAGGGCGGACGCTCCGTCATGGTTGCTATCAGCACATTCGCGCCATGGATCGCCAATCTGCTGCAACTCTTCGAACTCCATCCCTTCATACTGCTGGACATCACTCCGCTTGCTGTTGCATGTTCAGGGCTGGCGATTATGTGGGGTATGTTTCGCTATCGGCTCTTTTCGCTGGCGCCGATTGCGCGTGAGCATGTTGTCGAGATGATGAGCGATGCGGTCATCGTTGTCAATGCGCGCAACCGGATCATCGATCTGAACCCGACGGCGCAGCACCTCTTCGCTCCTGATGGCAGTTCACTCTTCGGTCAACGGATCGAGACGCTGCTGGCGCCGTGGCCCGTGCTGAAGCAGGCGTGCCGCGAGCCGGTCGAACAGGTGTTAGAGGTCGAATATGACCGATCAACCCGGCAGCTCTTCGAGGTCAAAATCAGCCCGCTTGTCGGTGACGGCGGCAGGATCAACGGGCGGCTCCTGATCTGGCGCAATATCACGCAGCGCAAGCGCAATCAGGCGTTGCTCCGCGATCGGTTGCGGTTCATTCAGTTGATCCAGCACGCCGCCAACGATTTCGTGCGCTGCGAAGTGACGCAGATCGACGAACAGATCGTCGCCATGCTGCAGAAAGTCGCTGTCTTCACCGGCGTCGAGCGCAGTTATATCGCCCTGATTACGCCAGAGGGCGACCGCGCGACCATTGCCTATGAGTGGCTGCATCCGGCGGCGACATACAGCGATGAACGGTTGCAACCGGTTGTCCTGTCGAAGTTCGCCCGCTGGGTCGAACAGTTGCGGCGGGGCGAAGTTGTTGCGCTTCAGTATGCCGATATTCCCGAAACACCTGAGTATGAGGTGCTGCGACAGGCACTCCATACACTCCAACTCAAAACGATGGCGGCTATTCCGCTGTTTGTTGGTGCAACGTTCATCGGGTGGATCGGCTTTGACACAATGAGCTACGCATATGAGCTCTCTGAAGCCGCAATAGAGGCGTTTCAGTTGACCGGCCAGTTAATCGCCAGTGCCATTCATCGCCAGCGCACCGAAATGGCGCTTCGCCAGCGTGAGCAGTACTTCCGTTCGCTATTCGACAATATGCTGGAAGGGGTGGCGCTGCACCGGCTGATCTACGATGAGCGCGGCAGGGCCATCAATTATGAGATCATCGATGTCAACCATCAGTACGAGCGCATCCTCAATCTGCGCCGCGATGATGTCGTCCATCGCCTTGCAACCGACGTCTACGGCACATCCGAACCCCCCTACCTGGCAGAGTTCAGCGCTGTGGCGGCGACCGGTCAACCGGCGCATTTCGAGGTTTATTTTGCGCCAATGCAGAAACACTTCTTCATCTCAGTCTCACCGCTTGGACCAGACCAGTTCGCAACGATCTTCTTCGACATGACCGCGCGCAAACAGGAAGAAGCCGAACGAGAGCAATTGCAGATGCAGTTGATGCAGGCGCAACGTCTGGAGTCCGTGGGGCGGCTGGCGGGCGGCATCGCCCACGATTTCAACAATATCCTGACGGTCATCAGCGGTAGCGCCGACCTGGCGCTGGCAATGATGCCTCCCGACTCTCCGGCATATGCAGATGTGCAGACGATCCAGCAGGGGGCCAGACGTGCTGCGAATCTGGTGCGCCAGTTGCTCGCCTTTGCCCGACGTCAGCCCGGTCATCCCCAGACGGTTGATGCAAACGAGGTGATTGAAGGGATGCTCCCGCTCGTGCGGCGCTTGATCGGCGAGGATATTCGCTTCGTGTGGGCCCCGGCGCCGTATCCCTGCGTAATCATTATCGATCCACATCAATTCGAGCAGGTGGTGATGAACCTGATTGTCAATGCGCGCGATGCCATGCCGGATGGCGGTGCACTGACGATCACCACATCCGTCACCGAGATGGCTGCCGGGGATGAAGATTCGGCAGAGACGCCGTTTGTTTGTATTACGGTTGAAGATACCGGCGTCGGCATGGATGCGGAGGTCATGGCGCATATTTTTGAGCCGTATTTCACAACGAAAGCCCCCGGTCAGGGTACCGGTCTTGGTCTGGCGACCTGTCTGGGCATTGTCCAGCAGTATGCCGGCTTCATCCGCGTCGAGAGCGAACCAGGGGAGGGTAGTCGGTTCGAGGTCTTTCTCCCCTATGCTCCTGGTCTGACGACACAGGTGGACGAGAGCCAGAGCGATGCCCAACCGGAAGGAGGACTGGAAACAATCCTGGTTGTCGAAGATGAACCGACGGTACGGCAACTGGCGGTGCGGATACTGCGTGATTATGGCTATACCGTGTTCGAAGCGGGCAACGGGCACGAGGCGCAGCAGGTTGTTACCACGCTGGCTGGCGCACCTGTTCATTTGCTGTTGACCGATCTGGTCATGCCCGGCATGAGCGGCGTTGAACTGGCAACGTGGTTTCAAACGCGCTATCCTGGCGCGAGTATTTTGTTCATGTCCGGGTATGCGCGTCAACTGCCGGATGGCGTCGACAATCCAACCATCGCCTTCTTGCAGAAGCCGTTCAGCCGCCATACCCTGTTGACCCAGGTGCGCCGCCTGCTCGACGCGGTGGCGACACATGTTTCCGCCTGA
- a CDS encoding response regulator: MPDYSIRNPAVVLVEDEPDILIILHRLMRDLTGGYDIVTVSSGAEALAQIALRPVPLVITDYNMPGMNGLQLTTAIKETSPDTRVVLITAYATPELEKRAREQRVDYYLPKPFPLDRLEQIVRDVLH; encoded by the coding sequence ATGCCTGATTATTCAATCCGAAATCCGGCAGTTGTTCTGGTGGAGGATGAGCCTGATATTCTTATCATCCTTCATCGCCTGATGCGCGATCTCACCGGAGGATATGATATTGTAACGGTCAGCAGCGGCGCCGAAGCGCTGGCGCAAATCGCGCTGCGTCCGGTGCCCCTGGTTATCACCGACTATAATATGCCGGGGATGAATGGGTTGCAGTTAACCACTGCGATCAAAGAAACATCTCCCGATACGCGCGTCGTGCTCATTACGGCATACGCCACCCCCGAACTGGAGAAGCGCGCCCGTGAGCAGCGCGTCGATTATTACCTGCCCAAGCCCTTTCCCCTCGACCGGCTCGAACAGATTGTGCGCGACGTGCTGCACTGA
- a CDS encoding CpsD/CapB family tyrosine-protein kinase gives MNHTNGYADSPLIALRDPRSPAAEAYRTLRTNIQFSSLDKPLQTLLATSTAPDEGKSTTLANLAVTIAQAEQRVILVDCDLRRPSLHTLFGLSNDIGLTNMILAHNDAPPPLQETGVPGLSLLASGPLPPRPADILGSRRMEAIIQRLRGMADMVLFDTPPVIAVTDAAVLATRVDGVLLVLEAGRTRRDRARRAREILEKVKANIIGVVLNSARFDGEYGYYA, from the coding sequence ATGAATCACACCAACGGATACGCCGACTCTCCGCTGATCGCGCTGCGCGACCCGCGTTCGCCCGCAGCCGAAGCATATCGGACGCTGCGCACCAACATCCAGTTTTCCAGCCTCGACAAGCCGCTGCAAACCCTGCTGGCGACGAGTACTGCACCCGATGAAGGGAAATCGACTACGCTGGCGAACCTGGCGGTAACGATTGCTCAGGCGGAACAGCGGGTTATTCTGGTAGACTGCGATCTGCGCCGACCCTCGCTCCACACCCTGTTTGGGCTATCGAACGACATCGGGCTGACCAATATGATCCTGGCGCACAATGATGCGCCGCCGCCGCTCCAGGAAACAGGGGTGCCCGGGTTGAGCCTGCTGGCAAGCGGTCCTCTCCCGCCGCGCCCCGCCGATATCCTCGGATCACGTCGGATGGAAGCAATCATCCAGCGGTTGCGCGGGATGGCCGATATGGTCCTTTTCGACACACCGCCGGTCATCGCAGTCACCGATGCCGCTGTTTTGGCGACACGCGTCGATGGCGTGCTGCTGGTGCTCGAAGCCGGACGCACGCGCCGCGACCGGGCGCGACGGGCGCGGGAGATATTGGAGAAGGTCAAAGCCAACATTATTGGCGTGGTGTTGAACAGTGCGCGGTTTGACGGCGAATACGGCTACTATGCATGA